A DNA window from Paraburkholderia sp. IMGN_8 contains the following coding sequences:
- a CDS encoding 3-keto-5-aminohexanoate cleavage protein, with protein MSKPKVIVTVAPTGGMANKKMNPNLPTQPQEIADDTYRCYNAGASVVAVHARRPDDEATCDPATYSHINRLIRDKCDIILNNSTGGGINGDMVRELDNGLWEIQWEERLKGMRGDGVEMCTLDAQTVIASFGGKEILVATPPSRIRQIAQMMKERGIKPEWEVFGLADIVQDVQRAINEGLDDAPHFINIVIGANAFQGALPYTPRLLQTMVDHLPRNTVFNVSAIGAAQLPAAMNSLLLGGHVRVGLEDNLYYKQGELATNVQLVERLVRLVREMGYEPATPTEAREIIGLRPLRETINAVCLEG; from the coding sequence ATGAGCAAGCCCAAAGTCATTGTGACCGTCGCGCCGACCGGCGGCATGGCGAACAAGAAAATGAACCCGAACCTGCCGACACAGCCGCAGGAGATCGCTGACGACACCTACCGGTGCTACAACGCCGGTGCCAGTGTCGTTGCAGTGCATGCGCGACGTCCCGACGACGAGGCCACCTGCGATCCTGCAACCTATAGCCACATCAACCGGCTGATTCGCGACAAGTGTGACATCATCCTGAACAACTCCACCGGCGGCGGAATTAACGGCGACATGGTTCGCGAACTCGACAACGGCCTGTGGGAGATCCAGTGGGAGGAACGCCTTAAGGGAATGCGGGGTGACGGCGTCGAGATGTGCACGCTCGATGCACAGACCGTGATCGCAAGCTTCGGCGGCAAGGAGATCCTGGTGGCGACGCCGCCATCGCGAATCCGGCAGATTGCCCAGATGATGAAGGAGCGGGGCATCAAGCCCGAATGGGAGGTGTTCGGCCTTGCCGACATCGTCCAGGATGTACAGCGCGCCATCAACGAGGGCCTCGACGACGCACCGCACTTTATCAATATCGTCATCGGTGCCAATGCCTTCCAGGGCGCATTACCCTACACGCCTCGCCTGTTGCAGACCATGGTCGACCACCTGCCCCGCAACACCGTCTTCAATGTCAGCGCCATCGGCGCGGCGCAGTTGCCCGCCGCGATGAATTCGCTCTTGCTGGGTGGCCACGTGCGCGTCGGGCTCGAAGACAACCTGTACTACAAGCAGGGGGAGTTGGCCACCAACGTACAATTGGTCGAGCGGCTTGTTCGCCTGGTACGTGAGATGGGTTACGAGCCGGCCACCCCGACCGAGGCGCGCGAGATTATTGGACTGCGGCCGTTGCGCGAAACAATCAACGCTGTCTGCCTGGAGGGTTAG
- a CDS encoding pirin family protein yields MNIDTAVLNPIPETMLAPRRISFRTGGRAHGGITRLASPSDIGELIKPFVFLDHAVVVPTGKPMFGMHPHSGIATLTTVLSGGISYSDTTGKNGELPAGGLEWMKAGNGVWHDGNILPGETVRLFQLWVALPPSLENSPPESQYISPAQVQRDGPVRVILGRYGSAASDIRAPQGINYFHVELNAGDTWRYVPPAGHNVAWLAIDKGRLNASEPIEAGELAVFEESDGAPIELHAEGATSFVIGSAIKHRHPLVLGNYSVHTSTDALAQGEAEIRRIGRDLIAQGRVIPVRQT; encoded by the coding sequence ATGAACATCGACACAGCCGTACTCAACCCGATTCCTGAAACAATGCTGGCGCCGCGCCGGATCTCTTTTCGCACTGGTGGCCGTGCGCACGGCGGCATTACTCGCCTGGCCAGTCCCTCCGATATCGGGGAGTTGATCAAGCCTTTTGTGTTCCTTGATCACGCCGTGGTCGTGCCGACCGGCAAGCCGATGTTCGGGATGCACCCGCACTCGGGCATCGCAACGCTCACAACCGTGCTGAGTGGCGGGATCTCCTATAGCGACACGACCGGCAAGAATGGCGAACTTCCAGCCGGTGGCCTCGAATGGATGAAGGCCGGCAATGGTGTCTGGCACGACGGAAACATATTGCCAGGCGAAACCGTACGCCTCTTTCAACTCTGGGTCGCCCTTCCGCCCTCGCTGGAGAATTCGCCGCCGGAAAGCCAATACATCTCGCCGGCCCAGGTCCAGCGGGATGGGCCGGTTCGCGTCATCCTCGGCCGCTATGGATCTGCGGCGAGCGATATCCGTGCGCCCCAAGGCATCAACTATTTCCATGTCGAACTGAACGCTGGGGATACGTGGCGATACGTGCCGCCTGCCGGACACAACGTCGCGTGGCTGGCGATCGACAAGGGCCGCCTGAACGCATCCGAGCCGATCGAGGCCGGGGAACTCGCCGTGTTCGAGGAATCCGACGGGGCACCCATTGAGCTACATGCCGAGGGCGCGACGTCGTTCGTCATCGGCTCCGCTATCAAGCACCGCCATCCACTGGTTCTCGGTAACTACTCAGTGCACACGAGCACGGACGCGCTCGCGCAGGGCGAGGCCGAGATCCGCCGCATTGGCCGCGATCTGATCGCGCAGGGTCGCGTCATCCCGGTTCGACAAACTTGA
- a CDS encoding Ohr family peroxiredoxin, with the protein MTTLRPPPLTLLDKYHGQDKQTLYSTTVTVTGGDADHGRASGIARSDDGQLAVDLRMPKALGGPGGGTNPEQLFAAGYAACFHGALSLLAARAGIPIPGASVEVTVDFGRDPMDGLFILTAHTRIRLPGVERAVAEELVRNTERFCPYTKMARHGIENVVALMPPDDFCRS; encoded by the coding sequence ATGACCACATTGCGTCCACCGCCGCTGACGCTGCTCGACAAGTATCACGGGCAAGATAAGCAAACGCTGTACTCGACTACTGTCACCGTGACGGGCGGAGACGCGGATCACGGCCGCGCGTCGGGCATCGCGCGTTCCGATGACGGCCAGCTCGCAGTCGACTTGCGAATGCCGAAGGCGCTGGGCGGGCCTGGCGGCGGCACCAATCCGGAGCAACTGTTCGCGGCGGGCTACGCCGCCTGCTTTCATGGCGCGCTGAGTCTGCTTGCGGCACGGGCGGGTATTCCGATCCCCGGCGCTTCGGTCGAAGTCACGGTCGATTTCGGCCGCGACCCGATGGACGGCCTGTTCATCTTGACCGCGCATACCCGCATCCGCTTGCCCGGTGTCGAGCGTGCCGTCGCCGAGGAACTGGTGCGCAACACCGAACGCTTTTGCCCTTACACCAAGATGGCACGGCACGGAATTGAGAACGTCGTGGCGCTCATGCCGCCGGACGACTTTTGTCGATCCTGA
- a CDS encoding ABC transporter transmembrane domain-containing protein: MPDVAPSTARISPLFALLPFLRPYARRWALAFVALVTSAGATLALPVTFKYLIDRGFAGGDRAHIDRYFLALFAVSLVLAGATALRFYLVSWLGERVTADLRTAVYKHVLGMSPQFFESTQSGEVLSRLTADTTLIQTVVGTSLSMGLRNFFLLAGGVAMLAVTSPVLSGYIMATLVVVVAPIVIFGRRVRRLSRASQDKVANASALAGEVLNAMPTVQSFTQEPREARRFAGMVDAAFETALKRIRARAWLTAVVIVLVFAAIVFVLWLGAQAVLAGQMTAGQLSQFILYAVVTAGAVGAVAEVWGDLQRAAGATERLLQLLAARSPVAQAEAAIRLPTLGDGIRFDNVSFSYPSRPGIAALSGLSLDVRPGEHVALVGPSGAGKTTLFQLLLRFYDPQAGSILINGVPTRHVPLAELRREIGVVLQESVIFSGSVLDNIRYGAPEATLAQVQQAAEMAAAAGFIEELPQRYDTFLGERGVRLSGGQRQRIAIARAILKNPPILLLDEATSALDAASERLVQLALDNAAQNRTTLVIAHRLATVQQADRIVVLEQGRIVAQGRHADLLQTSPLYAQLAALQFGEPLGQTVQRGAVRDDVASA, translated from the coding sequence ATGCCAGATGTCGCCCCGTCTACTGCGCGTATCAGTCCCCTGTTCGCCCTGTTGCCCTTCCTGCGCCCTTATGCCCGACGCTGGGCGCTTGCCTTCGTGGCGCTGGTGACGTCGGCGGGTGCGACCCTGGCGTTGCCGGTAACGTTCAAATATCTGATCGACCGGGGTTTCGCAGGCGGCGACCGGGCGCACATCGATCGCTATTTTCTGGCGCTATTCGCCGTTTCGCTGGTACTGGCCGGGGCCACGGCGCTGCGCTTCTATCTGGTGTCGTGGCTCGGCGAGCGGGTCACGGCCGACTTGCGGACGGCTGTCTACAAGCACGTGCTGGGAATGAGTCCGCAATTCTTCGAGAGCACGCAGAGCGGCGAGGTGCTGTCGCGACTTACCGCGGACACGACGTTGATCCAGACGGTGGTGGGCACCAGCCTGTCTATGGGGCTGCGCAACTTCTTCCTGCTTGCCGGCGGCGTGGCGATGCTGGCGGTGACGAGCCCTGTGCTGTCGGGCTACATCATGGCCACGCTGGTCGTGGTGGTTGCACCCATCGTCATTTTCGGGCGGCGCGTGCGGAGGCTCTCGCGTGCAAGCCAGGACAAGGTGGCGAACGCGAGCGCGCTGGCGGGGGAGGTGCTCAATGCCATGCCGACCGTGCAATCGTTTACGCAGGAGCCCCGCGAGGCGCGGCGGTTTGCTGGCATGGTCGATGCGGCATTCGAGACGGCGCTCAAGCGCATTCGGGCGCGCGCCTGGCTAACCGCCGTGGTCATCGTGCTGGTGTTCGCGGCTATCGTCTTCGTCCTGTGGCTAGGCGCGCAGGCGGTGCTGGCCGGGCAGATGACGGCTGGCCAATTGTCCCAGTTCATCCTTTACGCAGTGGTCACCGCCGGGGCTGTGGGGGCGGTCGCCGAGGTGTGGGGCGATCTGCAGCGGGCTGCCGGCGCCACCGAGCGGCTGCTGCAACTGCTGGCGGCGCGCTCGCCGGTGGCGCAGGCCGAAGCCGCGATCCGGCTGCCGACGCTCGGGGACGGCATCCGCTTCGACAACGTTAGCTTTTCGTATCCGTCCCGCCCCGGCATCGCCGCGCTCTCCGGCCTCTCGCTCGATGTCCGCCCGGGCGAGCATGTCGCGTTGGTCGGACCGTCCGGCGCCGGCAAGACCACCCTATTCCAACTGCTGCTGCGCTTTTACGACCCGCAAGCCGGCAGCATCCTCATCAACGGCGTCCCGACACGGCATGTGCCGCTTGCCGAGTTGCGCCGGGAAATCGGGGTGGTACTGCAGGAATCGGTGATCTTTTCAGGCAGCGTGCTCGACAACATCCGCTACGGCGCGCCCGAAGCCACACTCGCTCAAGTTCAGCAGGCCGCCGAAATGGCCGCCGCGGCTGGCTTTATCGAAGAACTGCCGCAACGCTACGACACGTTTCTCGGCGAGCGCGGAGTGCGGCTTTCTGGTGGACAGCGTCAGCGCATCGCGATTGCCCGCGCGATCCTGAAGAATCCACCCATCCTGCTGCTCGACGAGGCCACCAGTGCGCTCGATGCCGCCAGTGAACGACTGGTCCAACTGGCGCTGGACAATGCCGCGCAGAATCGCACCACGCTGGTCATCGCGCACCGCCTCGCTACCGTACAACAAGCCGACCGCATTGTCGTTCTGGAACAAGGCCGCATCGTCGCGCAGGGCCGTCACGCCGATCTCCTTCAGACCTCGCCGCTCTATGCGCAGCTTGCCGCCCTGCAGTTCGGCGAGCCGCTGGGGCAGACGGTGCAGCGCGGCGCTGTGCGCGATGACGTCGCCTCTGCGTGA
- a CDS encoding YncE family protein — MKHTSLLTLALTIAALAAAQFAWAGQAPGSSSEPDIPVSHHDRVYAAEQFSNTVSVIDPADNRVVGVIRLGDPSPGNFSPLYKGQLLVHGMGYSPDHRTIAVVSIGSNSVSFIDTQTNAVKHVTYVGRSPHEAFFTPDGKEVWVTVRGENYVAVLDGTTFEEKSRITVPAGPGMQIFSPDGKYGYVCSSFNPETKVISVADHKIVGTVKQASPFCPDIAATPDGKQIWFTLKDVGKTQVFDARPPFGLIRTLDTGPITNHVNIVHNANGTFAYVTVGGLNQVKVFRTDDFSQVSTISVGNLPHGLWPSGDGSRIYVGLENADAMTAIDTLTNRVIATVPIGQAPQAVTYVPNAVPEGDGTQNTQPLGLAGQSTHLVLVPVGSGKSADVASAPTTVALFDQGLVQVLQAAVTGLQPKQPYVLGLADNSDGTGNIEALANFMTNPAGSAIVNALGQIRQLVTPGVGTAGDRHRYLVIAPQVSGKPGAPVQVQALLAS; from the coding sequence ATGAAACACACGTCCCTTCTCACTTTGGCGCTGACCATTGCAGCACTGGCCGCAGCCCAGTTCGCATGGGCTGGACAGGCCCCTGGTTCGTCATCCGAACCAGATATTCCGGTCAGCCACCATGACCGCGTCTATGCCGCCGAGCAATTCTCGAACACCGTCTCCGTTATCGATCCGGCGGACAACAGGGTGGTCGGGGTGATTCGTCTGGGAGACCCGTCGCCAGGCAACTTCAGTCCGTTGTACAAAGGCCAGTTGCTCGTGCACGGCATGGGGTATTCGCCCGATCACCGCACAATTGCTGTGGTGTCCATCGGCTCGAACTCGGTCTCCTTCATCGATACGCAGACGAATGCCGTCAAGCACGTCACATACGTTGGGCGCTCGCCTCACGAAGCTTTCTTTACGCCTGACGGCAAGGAGGTTTGGGTGACTGTGCGCGGCGAAAACTATGTGGCCGTGCTTGACGGTACAACGTTTGAAGAAAAATCCCGGATCACCGTGCCGGCCGGCCCAGGCATGCAGATCTTCTCGCCAGACGGGAAGTATGGCTACGTGTGTTCATCGTTCAACCCCGAAACGAAGGTCATCTCGGTTGCTGACCACAAGATTGTCGGCACGGTGAAGCAGGCAAGCCCCTTCTGCCCGGACATCGCTGCGACCCCGGACGGCAAGCAGATATGGTTTACGCTCAAGGATGTGGGCAAAACCCAGGTGTTCGACGCGCGGCCGCCATTCGGGCTGATCAGGACACTCGACACGGGCCCGATTACGAACCATGTGAACATCGTGCATAACGCTAACGGTACGTTCGCCTATGTGACCGTCGGAGGCCTGAACCAGGTCAAGGTGTTCCGAACCGACGACTTCTCGCAGGTTTCGACGATTTCCGTCGGCAACCTGCCGCATGGGCTATGGCCGTCCGGTGACGGCAGCCGTATCTACGTCGGCCTTGAAAATGCCGACGCGATGACCGCCATCGATACGCTGACGAACAGGGTAATCGCGACCGTACCCATCGGCCAGGCGCCGCAGGCTGTCACCTATGTACCGAATGCGGTCCCGGAAGGAGACGGCACGCAAAATACGCAGCCGCTCGGTCTCGCCGGGCAGAGTACGCACCTGGTCCTCGTTCCCGTGGGCTCGGGCAAGTCGGCGGACGTCGCTAGCGCACCCACGACTGTCGCATTGTTCGACCAGGGTCTCGTGCAGGTCCTTCAGGCGGCCGTCACTGGCCTGCAGCCAAAGCAACCGTATGTGCTGGGCCTCGCAGACAACTCTGACGGCACCGGCAACATAGAAGCGCTGGCGAACTTCATGACCAATCCAGCGGGTTCTGCGATTGTGAATGCGCTCGGCCAGATCCGCCAGTTGGTCACGCCCGGCGTGGGCACTGCTGGCGACAGGCACCGCTACCTCGTGATTGCGCCGCAAGTTTCAGGCAAGCCGGGAGCACCGGTACAGGTGCAGGCACTGCTCGCGTCGTAG
- a CDS encoding LysR family transcriptional regulator — translation MLDGVTLDQLRTFIAAVDEGSFSAAGRKLRRAQSVVSQTLANLEAQLGVKLFDRTARYPQLTDAGKSLLLDARSVADTIDGFKARARAMREGLEPELSVAMDVMYPMDSLTSAAAQAKKDYPYTPLRLYVEALGGVMKLVLDRICTIGVIGTLPIVTDELQVESLRELELVTVVSPSHPFANFRGLISAAAIKKHVQLVLSDRTALSQGREFGVLSASTWRLADLGAKYAFLKAGLGWGHMPLHMVKADLESGTLVTIRIEGMPRDTVMPMKVVYRKDAPPGPAARAFIAQLGK, via the coding sequence ATGCTCGACGGCGTTACACTGGACCAGCTTAGGACCTTCATCGCGGCGGTCGATGAAGGCAGCTTCTCAGCAGCCGGGCGAAAGCTCCGGCGCGCGCAATCGGTGGTCAGCCAGACCCTCGCGAATCTCGAGGCACAGCTCGGGGTGAAGCTGTTCGATCGCACTGCCCGTTACCCGCAGCTCACCGACGCAGGCAAGAGCTTGCTGCTCGACGCCCGTTCCGTGGCCGACACGATTGATGGCTTCAAGGCGCGAGCGCGCGCGATGCGAGAAGGTCTGGAACCCGAGCTCTCCGTCGCGATGGACGTGATGTACCCAATGGACAGCTTGACGAGCGCGGCGGCTCAGGCCAAGAAGGATTACCCGTACACGCCGCTGCGGCTCTATGTCGAGGCGCTGGGTGGCGTGATGAAGCTGGTGCTGGATCGGATTTGCACCATAGGCGTGATTGGCACTCTGCCAATCGTGACGGACGAACTGCAGGTCGAATCCTTGCGCGAGCTTGAACTCGTTACGGTCGTCAGCCCCTCTCATCCGTTCGCAAATTTCCGAGGCCTTATTTCCGCTGCCGCAATCAAGAAGCACGTGCAACTCGTACTCAGCGACCGAACCGCGTTGTCTCAGGGACGCGAATTCGGTGTACTGTCCGCCTCGACATGGAGGCTCGCGGATCTGGGGGCCAAGTATGCCTTTCTGAAGGCGGGCCTGGGCTGGGGGCATATGCCCCTGCACATGGTCAAGGCGGATCTCGAAAGTGGCACCTTGGTGACGATTCGCATTGAAGGTATGCCGCGCGATACGGTGATGCCGATGAAGGTTGTTTACCGCAAGGACGCGCCGCCAGGGCCGGCGGCGCGCGCCTTCATCGCACAGTTGGGGAAGTAG
- a CDS encoding MFS transporter: MIRARSLPAAAVFVESSTDQIVEDAVFRKIGWRVMPLVLIAYIFAFLDRINIGYAQLQMKHDLAFSDAVYGLGAGIFFVTYLLFEVPSNLLLEKIGARLTFLRIMVLWGFTSAATAFVTAPWQFYGIRLMLGIFEAGFFPGIILYLTYWYPSQRRGRVTGLFLFGMPITGVLGGPLSGMVMSGMEGLGGMHGWQWLFLVEGLPTVLLGLLLYRMLPDKPGRAPWLNDAEKVLVQSVLDSDHRGAAKAGHHGRLAAALADPKTYVLAFVYFCCACAVYTLTFWLPTMIKGLGIAPIATIGWYTAVPYIFGALGVLVISRSSDRFKERRWHVGGTLVLGAVALASTSFLGTAVVPVMVLLCVAAFFIFGGGSLFWSIPPTYLGRDAAAAGIAVISSLGILGGFVSPTLIGWIKGATGSIQMGLLALTALVIGGGLTILLGLPKSAVRVGAADDGSSH; this comes from the coding sequence ATGATTCGCGCTCGTTCGCTGCCCGCCGCAGCCGTGTTCGTCGAGAGCTCGACGGACCAGATAGTCGAGGACGCCGTCTTCCGTAAAATCGGTTGGCGCGTCATGCCGCTCGTTTTGATCGCCTATATCTTTGCATTCCTCGACCGTATCAACATCGGCTACGCGCAACTGCAGATGAAGCACGACCTGGCCTTCTCCGATGCTGTCTATGGGCTCGGAGCCGGCATTTTCTTCGTCACCTATCTGCTGTTCGAGGTGCCCAGCAATCTGCTGCTCGAAAAGATCGGTGCGCGGCTGACTTTTTTGAGAATCATGGTGCTGTGGGGCTTCACGTCCGCCGCGACCGCGTTCGTCACGGCGCCGTGGCAGTTTTACGGAATCAGGCTGATGCTCGGCATATTCGAAGCAGGTTTCTTCCCCGGCATCATTCTGTATTTGACGTACTGGTACCCGAGCCAGCGCCGCGGACGTGTGACGGGTCTGTTTCTGTTCGGCATGCCGATCACGGGCGTCCTGGGTGGCCCGCTGTCGGGAATGGTCATGAGCGGCATGGAGGGCCTCGGCGGCATGCATGGGTGGCAATGGCTGTTCCTCGTCGAAGGCTTGCCGACCGTTCTGCTGGGGCTCCTGCTGTATCGTATGCTTCCGGACAAGCCGGGCCGCGCGCCCTGGCTGAACGATGCCGAGAAAGTGCTGGTGCAGTCGGTCCTGGATTCCGACCATCGAGGCGCCGCGAAGGCTGGACATCATGGCAGGCTCGCCGCGGCGCTGGCCGACCCAAAGACCTACGTGCTTGCCTTCGTGTACTTCTGCTGCGCTTGCGCCGTCTACACGCTCACGTTCTGGCTGCCGACCATGATCAAGGGCCTCGGCATCGCCCCGATCGCCACGATCGGCTGGTACACGGCAGTGCCCTATATCTTCGGTGCGCTTGGCGTTCTCGTCATCAGCCGCAGTTCGGACCGATTCAAGGAGCGTCGCTGGCATGTCGGGGGAACCTTGGTTCTCGGCGCAGTGGCCCTGGCTTCAACTTCCTTTCTTGGCACGGCGGTCGTCCCGGTGATGGTCCTGCTGTGCGTTGCCGCGTTCTTCATCTTTGGCGGCGGGTCGCTGTTCTGGTCAATTCCTCCCACCTATCTTGGCCGGGATGCAGCCGCAGCCGGCATCGCGGTGATCAGCTCGCTGGGTATCCTCGGCGGCTTCGTCAGCCCGACTCTGATCGGCTGGATCAAGGGCGCGACCGGCAGTATCCAGATGGGTCTCCTGGCCTTGACCGCACTTGTCATCGGGGGCGGCCTCACGATCCTGCTGGGCCTGCCAAAGAGCGCGGTCCGAGTGGGCGCTGCGGATGACGGGAGCTCGCACTGA
- a CDS encoding DUF305 domain-containing protein yields the protein MPVSIRLSVPVVLSAAVALAMSGVGIPPSFAAAPQAASSDEAPFLQENDAAMTKMMADMSIRPTGDVDRDFVAMMVPHHQGAIDMAQAELRYGRNEQLRRIAQEIVVEQQQEIVAMHLALGQPLPPSTPAPDQQEPASSSAGDAHAMSHHSMQMNMLSHTQKEPQ from the coding sequence ATGCCAGTCTCGATCCGTCTGTCTGTCCCAGTGGTATTGAGCGCAGCCGTCGCGCTTGCCATGTCTGGAGTTGGAATACCCCCGTCGTTCGCCGCTGCACCGCAGGCCGCAAGCTCAGACGAAGCGCCGTTTCTTCAAGAGAATGACGCCGCGATGACGAAGATGATGGCCGACATGTCTATCAGGCCGACGGGCGATGTTGACCGGGATTTCGTCGCGATGATGGTACCTCACCACCAGGGCGCCATTGACATGGCACAGGCCGAATTGCGCTATGGACGCAACGAGCAATTGCGTCGCATCGCGCAGGAAATCGTCGTCGAGCAACAACAGGAGATCGTTGCGATGCACCTCGCGCTTGGTCAGCCCCTGCCGCCGTCGACACCCGCACCAGACCAGCAAGAGCCTGCTTCCTCATCCGCGGGGGACGCACACGCGATGTCCCACCACAGCATGCAGATGAACATGCTGAGCCACACGCAAAAGGAGCCGCAATGA
- a CDS encoding 3-hydroxyacyl-CoA dehydrogenase NAD-binding domain-containing protein encodes MPKRAVNIAIIGTGVIGAGWATHFLAHGFAVTAMDPGEGAESRLRDWIDNCWPVVERLGLANGASREKLTFTTDVDAAVRNADFIQESGPERLDVKHSLIASIESAARADAIIASSSSGLAISEIQAGAKHPERIVLGHPFNPSHIIPLVEVGGGRLTSPENIARAMAFYSSTGKKVIRINKEVKGHIANRLQVAIWQEAISLVQRGVASVEDVDAAISYGPGLRWALLGPFLNLHASGGAGGIRHVLQHLGAAQREWARDLGTYPETDDYIESIAKGVDTELQSYNFPEMLLQRDQLLIQLLEAKRNLSQIP; translated from the coding sequence ATGCCAAAGCGAGCCGTCAACATCGCTATCATCGGCACCGGCGTTATTGGCGCAGGCTGGGCGACGCATTTCCTGGCGCATGGTTTTGCGGTCACGGCGATGGATCCCGGCGAGGGGGCTGAGTCGCGCCTGCGCGACTGGATCGACAACTGTTGGCCTGTAGTCGAGAGACTCGGGCTGGCGAACGGCGCCTCGCGGGAAAAGCTGACCTTCACAACTGACGTGGACGCGGCGGTGCGCAATGCCGATTTCATTCAAGAAAGCGGCCCCGAGCGTCTGGATGTCAAACACTCGTTGATAGCAAGCATCGAATCGGCGGCAAGGGCAGACGCGATCATCGCTTCGTCGTCGTCGGGCCTGGCGATCAGCGAGATTCAGGCAGGCGCGAAGCATCCGGAACGAATCGTCCTTGGGCATCCATTCAATCCGTCTCACATCATTCCGTTGGTAGAGGTCGGTGGCGGCCGGCTTACATCGCCCGAGAACATAGCGAGGGCCATGGCGTTCTATTCCTCAACGGGCAAGAAGGTCATCCGGATCAACAAAGAAGTCAAAGGTCATATCGCCAACCGTCTGCAGGTTGCGATATGGCAAGAAGCCATTAGTCTTGTACAGCGCGGTGTCGCGTCTGTGGAGGACGTCGACGCGGCGATCTCCTACGGCCCAGGATTGCGCTGGGCACTGCTCGGCCCGTTTCTCAACCTTCACGCTTCTGGAGGCGCCGGTGGCATCAGGCATGTGCTGCAACATCTGGGTGCGGCCCAGCGCGAGTGGGCCAGGGATCTGGGCACGTATCCCGAGACGGACGACTACATCGAGTCGATCGCGAAAGGCGTCGATACGGAACTGCAGTCGTACAATTTTCCAGAAATGCTTCTCCAGCGCGATCAATTGCTGATTCAACTACTCGAGGCGAAGCGAAATCTTTCTCAGATTCCGTAG